From the Panthera leo isolate Ple1 chromosome C1, P.leo_Ple1_pat1.1, whole genome shotgun sequence genome, one window contains:
- the SPEN gene encoding msx2-interacting protein isoform X3: MVRETRHLWVGNLPENVREEKIIEHFKRYGRVESVKILPKRGSEGGVAAFVDFVDIKSAQKAHNSVNKMGDRDLRTDYNEPGTIPSAARGLDDTVSIASRSREVSGFRGGGGGPAYGPPPSLHAREGRYERRLDGTDSSSSSSDDSPARSVQSAAVPAPTSQLLSSLEKEEPRKSFGIKVQNLPVRSTDTSLKDGLFHEFKKFGKVTSVQIHGTSEERYGLVFFRQQEDQEKALTASKGKLFFGMQIEVTAWIGPETESENEFRPLDERIDEFHPKATRTLFIGNLEKTTTYHDLRNIFQRFGEIVDIDIKKVNGVPQYAFLQYCDIASVCKAIKKMDGEYLGNNRLKLGFGKSMPTNCVWLDGLSSNVSDQYLTRHFCRYGPVVKVVFDRLKGMALVLYNEIEYAQAAVKETKGRKIGGNKIKVDFANRESQLAFYHCMEKSGQDIRDFYEMLAERREERRGSYDYSQDRTYYENVRTPGTYPEDSRRDYPARGREFYSEWETYQGDYYESRYYDDPREYRDYRNDPYEQDIREYSYRQRERERERERFESDRDRDHERRPSERSQSPVHLRRPQSPGTSPSQSERLPSDSERRIYSRSSDRSGSCSSLSPPRYEKLDKSRLERYTKNEKTDKERTFDPERVERERRLIRKEKVEKDKTEKQKRKGKVHSPSSQSSETDQENEREQSPEKSRSSNKLSREKADKEGIAKNRLELMPCVVLTRVKEKEGKVIDHTPLEKLKAKLDNDTAKSSALDQKLQVCQTEPAKSDLSKLEPVRMKVPKEKGLSSHIEVVDKEGRLKSRKHLKPEQTADGVSAADLEKLEARKRRFADSNLKVEKQKSEVKKSSPEMEEARVLLKKQPDLSSRDILLLREGESERKPVRKEILKRESKKIKLDRLNAAPSPKECQELASVSVGTGSRPNSDLQARLGEPVCDSVENQEIQSKKPIPSKPQLKQLQLLDDQGPEREDIRKNYCSLRDETLECKPSQEKPHSVNTEEKIGIDIDHTQSYRKQMEQSRRKQQMEMEIAKSEKFGSPKKDVDEYERRSLVHEVGKPPQDVTDDSPPSKKKRMDHVDFDVCTKRERNYRSSRQISEDSERAGGSPSIRHGSFHEDDDPIGSPRLMSVRGSPKVDEKGLPYSNITVREESLKFNPYDSSRREQMADMAKIKLSVLNSEDELNRWDSQMKQDASRFDVSFPNSIIKRDSLRKRSVRDLEPGEVPSDSDEDGEHKSHSPRASALYESSRLSFLLRDREDKLREREERLSSSLERNKFYSFALDKTITPDTKALLERAKSLSSSREENWSFLDWDSRFANFRNNKDKEKVDSAPRPIPSWYMKKKKIRTDSEGKMDDKKDDHKEEEQERQELFASRFLHSSIFEQDSKRLQHLERKDEESDFVAGRLYGRQTSDGANSTADVIQEPVVLFHSRFMELTRMQQKEKEKDQKPKEAEKQEDTEDHPETPESASESKEVEPKTPLPIGPPAVTAVTPESASSSPEKATAGEKAGEVPLVTEEKPREPASASEEAKPVSEQAPAAVQQTEQGDLPPGADANKDAARTPSVVEESSSVDQLPYLDTKPPTPGASFSQVEVTVDPEPDSAQPLSKPTQKPEDADEPKVEKPNSAANVEPSANPKAEVVPEVQPQAAEDIEVDPPVATKDKKPNKSKRSKTPVQATAASTVEKPVTRKSERIDREKLKRSNSPRGEAQKLLELKMEAEKITRTASKNATADPEHPEPSLPLSRTRRRNVRSVYATMGDHESRSPVKEPTEQPRVTRKRLERELQEAAAVPTTPRRGRPPKTRRRAEEDEETEAKEPVETLKPAEGWRSPRAQKSGAAGGPQGKRGKNEPKVDAERLEAATEVSPQVSVKENNTKSKADKEEAGSEQKRDKKEIGTDKNVPEAPAVEVVEKKAAPEKNSKSKRGRSRNSRSAVDKSANLKTADTSASPSVAAGPAGPAAEKEAEVVAGPPEKSESPQKEGSLSSQLNSDPARLEKEPEEKEDVSATTPSPEPNQLARQMELEQAVENIAKLTETTSAAFKAAATDAPEGLSTEDGDKPAHQASETELAAAIGSIINDISGEPENFPAAAPYPAEPQADLQPRPQVLRPPGEGMEPETHEAVSGILETEAAAESSGPPVSAPDPSAGPADTKEAGGNSSEPSQPVPEAKGSKEAEVPLARKEKGRQKTTRSRRKRNTNKKTGVSTETPVSEPDQGQSKSPATNEGRVAPPPEAPQEEKQREKPQSAPPESCSSDPSKTPSLENLSQDSGVEEKTPTRASALPDLPPPSQPAPVEDEPQARFKVHSIIESDPVTPPSDSSTPTPPIPSVTAAKLPPPVASGGVPHQSSSTKVTEWITRQEEPRAQSTPSPALPPDTKASDIDTSSSTLRKILMDPKYVSATGVTSTSVTTAIAEPVSAAPCLHEAPPPPPVESKKPLLEEKPAAPVTNTSDTQAPEAPVAAEKEKVAPVIAPKITSVISRMPVSIDLENSQKITLAKPAPQTLTGLVSALTGLVNVSLVPVNALTGPVNALKSSVKGPVTTLKGLVNTPAGPVNVLKGPVNVLTGPVNVLTTPVNATVGAVNAAAGAVNATVGAVNAAAGAMNAGAVTVTAGAVTAASGSVTATTGAVTVAGAVITPSAKCKPRPSTNENSRFHPGSMSVIDDRPADTGSGAGLRVNTSEGVVLLSYSGQKTEGPQRISAKISQIPPASAMDIEFQQSVSKSQVKPDAVAPAQPSPKGPQAPSGYANVATHSTLVLTAQTYNASPVISSVKADRPSLEKPEPIHLSVSTPVTQGGTVKVLTQGINTPPVLVHNQLVLTPSIVTTNKKLADPVTLKIETKVLQPANLGSALTPHHPPALPSKLPTEVNHVASGPSTPTDRTVSHLAATKPDAHSPRPSGPAPTPFPRACHPSSTTSTALSTNATVMLAAGIPVPQFISSIHPEQSVIMPPHSITQTVSLSHLSQGEVRMNTPTLPSITYSIRPETLHSPRAPLQPQQIEVRAPQRAGTPQPATAGVPALAPQHPAEEEVHYHLPVARAAAPVQSEVLVMQSEYRLHPYTVPRDVRIMVHPHVTAVSEQPRAADGVVKVPPASKVPQQPGKDATKTADAKAAPAPAPHGEARILTVTPSSQLQGLPLTPPVVVTHGVQIVHSSGELFQEYRYGDIRTYHSPAQLTHTQFPAAASIGLPPRTKAPAQGPAPEGEPLQPTQPAQSTQPVQPVQSTQPAQPTQPCQPSQLSQPGQPPSSKMPQVSQEAKGTQTGVEQPRLPAVLTNRPAEPHAPVQRAQAETSQTSYPSPVSVSMKPDLPAPLPAQAAPKQPSFVPTTSSPSTPPGLALTHTEAQATPKPDSSPHLTSQRPVDMVQLLKKYPIVWQGLLALKNDTAAVQLHFVSGNNVLAHRSLPLSEGGPPLRIAQRMRLETSQLEGVARRMTVETDYCLLLALPCGRDQEDVVSQTESLKAAFITYLQAKQAAGIINVPNPGSNQPAYVLQIFPPCEFSESHLSRLAPDLLASISNISPHLMIVIASV, encoded by the exons CACTGACTCCAGCAGTAGTTCAAGTGATGACTCTCCAGCCCGATCAGTTCAATCTGCAGCAGTCCCAGCACCCACTTCCCAGTTGCTTTCATCCCTGGAGAAAGAGGAGCCGCGTAaaagttttggaatcaaggttcAGAATCTCCCAGTACGCTCTACAG ATACAAGCCTTAAAGATGGCCTTTTCCATGAATTTAAGAAATTTGGAAAGGTGACGTCAGTGCAGATCCATGGAACTTCAGAAGAGAGGTATGGTTTGGTATTCTTTCGGCAGCAAGAGGACCAAGAAAAAGCATTGACTGCGtcaaaaggaaaacttttctttGGCATGCAGATTGAAGTAACAGCATGGATAGGGCCAG AAACGGAAAGTGAAAATGAATTTCGTCCTTTGGATGAAAGGATAGATGAATTTCACCCCAAAGCAACAAGAACCCTCTTTATTGGCAACCTTGAAAAAACCACTACTTATCATGACCTTCGCAACATCTTCCAGCGGTTCGGAGAAATTGTG GATATTGATATTAAGAAAGTAAATGGAGTTCCTCAGTACGCGTTCTTGCAGTACTGTGATATTGCCAGCGTTTGTAAGGCTATTAAGAAGATGGATGGAGAGTACCTTGGAAATAATCGCCTCAAG CTGGGTTTTGGAAAGAGCATGCCTACAAACTGCGTGTGGTTAGACGGGCTTTCTTCAAATGTGTCGGATCAGTATTTAACACGCCATTTCTGCCGATATGGGCCTGTGGTAAAG gtGGTGTTTGACCGCTTAAAAGGCATGGCCCTGGTCCTCTACAATGAAATTGAATATGCGCAAGCAGCTGTAAAAGAGACCAAGGGGAGGAAAATCGGTGGGAATAAAATTAAG gtgGATTTTGCAAATCGGGAAAGCCAGCTGGCATTTTATCACTGTATGGAAAAGTCTGGTCAAGATATCAGAGACTTTTATGAAATGTTAGCAGAAAGaag AGAGGAACGAAGGGGATCTTATGACTATAGCCAAGATCGTACGTATTATGAGAATGTTCGTACTCCGGGCACATATCCTGAGGACTCCAGACGGGACTATCCAGCTCGAGGGAGAGAATTTTATTCAGAATGGGAAACTTACCAAGGAGACTACTATGAATCGCGATACTATGACGATCCTCGGGAATACAGGGATTACAGAAATGATCCTTACGAACAGGATATTCGGGAATACAGTTACAGGCAAAGGGAACGAGAAAGAGAACGCGAAAGATTTGAGTCTGACCGAGACAGAGACCACGAGAGGCGGCCAAGTGAGCGCAGTCAGAGCCCGGTGCACCTGCGGCGCCCCCAGAGCCCTGGCACCTCTCCCTCACAGTCCGAGCGGCTGCCGAGTGACTCAGAGAGGAGGATTTACAGCAGGTCCTCAGACCGGAGTGGAAGCTGTAGCTCACTTTCTCCTCCAAGATATGAAAAACTGGACAAATCTCGTTTGGAACGctatacaaaaaatgaaaagacagataaagaaaGGACTTTTGATCCTGAgagagtagaaagagagagacgcttaataaggaaggagaaagtggaaaaggacaaaactgaaaagcagaaaCGAAAAGGAAAAGTTCATTCTCCTAGTTCTCAGTCTTCAGAGACAGACCAAGAAAATGAGAGGGAACAGAGCCCCGAAAAATCAAGGAGTTCTAATAAACTGAGCAGAGAAAAAGCTGACAAAGAAGGGATAGCAAAAAACCGCCTCGAGCTCATGCCCTGTGTAGTCTTGACCCGcgtgaaagaaaaagaggggaaagttATTGACCATACTCCCTTGGAAAAGCTGAAAGCCAAGCTTGATAATGACACTGCCAAGTCTTCTGCCCTAGATCAGAAACTTCAGGTCTGTCAGACAGAGCCCGCAAAGTCTGACTTGTCTAAACTGGAACCGGTTCGAATGAAAGTGCCAAAGGAAAAGGGCCTGTCAAGCCACATAGAAGTGGTAGATAAGGAAGGCAGGCTTAAATCCAGGAAGCACCTAAAACCAGAGCAGACTGCTGATGGGGTCAGCGCTGCAGATTTGGAGAAGCTGGAAGCAAGGAAGCGGCGCTTTGCAGATTCCAATTTGAAAGTAGAAAAGCAAAAGTCAGAAGTCAAGAAAAGTAGTCCAGAGATGGAGGAAGCTCGggtacttttaaaaaagcagccTGACCTATCCTCTAGAGACATCCTTCTGCTGAGGGAAGGAGAGTCAGAAAGAAAGCCTGTGAGGAAAGAAATTCTTAAACGagaatctaagaaaataaaactagacaGACTTAATGCTGCTCCCAGCCCCAAAGAGTGTCAGGAGCTTGCCAGCGTTTCTGTTGGGACTGGCTCAAGGCCCAACTCAGACCTACAAGCAAGGCTGGGAGAACCAGTATGTGACTCTGTGGAAAATCAAGAAATCCAGTCAAAAAAACCTATTCCCTCAAAACCACAACTCAAACAGTTGCAATTATTAGATGATCAGGGACCAGAGAGAGAAGATATTAGGAAAAACTATTGCAGTCTTCGTGATGAAACACTTGAATGTAAACCAAGCCAAGAGAAACCacattcagtaaatactgaagaaaaaattGGCATTGATATTGATCACACGCAGAGTTACCGAAAACAAATGGAGCAGAGTCGGAGAAAACAGCAGATGGAGATGGAAATAGCCAAGTCTGAGAAGTTTGGCAGTCCTAAAAAAGATGTAGATGAATATGAAAGACGTAGTTTGGTTCACGAGGTAGGCAAACCCCCCCAAGATGTCACTGACGACTCTCCTCCtagcaaaaagaaaaggatggaccacgtggattttgatgtctgcaccaagagagagaggaattacCGAAGTTCACGCCAGATCAGTGAAGATTCTGAAAGGGCTGGCGGTTCTCCCAGCATCCGACATGGCTCTTTCCACGAAGACGACGACCCTATAGGCTCCCCTAGGCTCATGTCAGTAAGAGGGTCTCCTAAAGTAGATGAAAAAGGTCTCCCCTATTCTAACATCACGGTCAGAGAAGAGTCTTTAAAATTTAATCCTTATGATTCTAGCAGGAGAGAACAGATGGCAGACATGGCCAAAATAAAGCTCTCGGTCTTGAATTCTGAAGATGAACTAAACCGGTGGGATTCTCAAATGAAACAAGATGCCAGCAGATTTGATGTGAGTTTCCCAAACAGCATAATTAAGAGAGACAGCCTTCGAAAGAGGTCTGTACGTGACTTGGAACCTGGGGAGGTGCCTTCTGATTCTGATGAAGACGGTGAACACAAATCCCACTCACCCAGAGCCTCTGCACTATATGAAAGTTCTCGgttgtcttttttattgagggacagagaagacaAGCTACGTGAGCGAGAGGAAAGACTCTCCAGTTCTTTAGAAAGGAACAAATTTTACTCTTTTGCACTGGATAAGACAATCACACCAGACACGAAGGCTTTGCTTGAAAGAGCTAAGTCCCTCTCTTCATCTCGAGAAGAAAACTGGTCTTTTCTTGATTGGGACTCCCGTTTTGCCAATTTTCGAAacaacaaagataaagagaaggttGACTCTGCTCCAAGACCTATCCCATCCTGgtacatgaaaaagaagaaaattcggACTGATTCCGAAGGAAAAATGGATGATAAAAAAGATGACCATAAAGAAGAAGAACAGGAAAGACAAGAATTATTTGCTTCTCGTTTTTTACACAGCTCAATCTTTGAACAAGATTCCAAGCGATTGCAGCATCTGGAGAGAAAAGACGAGGAATCAGACTTCGTTGCTGGCAGGTTGTATGGGAGGCAGACGTCTGATGGAGCAAACAGCACGGCTGACGTGATTCAAGAGCCAGTAGTTCTTTTCCATAGCAGATTTATGGAACTCACGCGaatgcaacagaaagaaaaggaaaaagaccaaaaaccCAAAGAGGCTGAAAAACAGGAAGATACAGAGGATCATCCTGAGACCCCAGAGTCTGCCTCTGAGAGTAAAGAGGTGGAACCGAAGACCCCCCTTCCCATTGGGCCTCCTGCTGTCACAGCTGTAACTCCAGAGTCAGCATCGTCATCACCGGAAAAGGCGACAGCAGGTGAAAAAGCAGGGGAGGTGCCTTTGGTGACAGAAGAGAAGCCCAGGGAGCCAGCCTCTGCCTCAGAAGAAGCAAAGCCTGTGTCTGAGCAGGCTCCCGCTGCCGTGCAGCAAACCGAGCAAGGCGACCTGCCCCCAGGAGCGGACGCCAATAAAGATGCTGCCAGGACTCCATCAGTTGTTGAAGAAAGTTCATCAGTTGACCAGCTGCCTTATCTGGACACCAAGCCTCCAACTCCTGGGGCCTCATTTTCTCAGGTTGAGGTCACTGTAGATCCAGAACCCGACAGTGCCCAACCGCTTTCAAAACCGACTCAGAAGCCTGAGGACGCTGATGAGCCCAAAGTGGAAAAGCCAAACTCAGCTGCTAATGTTGAGCCCAGTGCAAATCCAAAAGCTGAAGTTGTCCCTGAGGTTCAGCCTCAAGCTGCTGAAGACATTGAGGTCGATCCTCCGGTTGCCACGAAAgataaaaagccaaacaaaagtAAGCGTTCCAAGACCCCTGTTCAGGCCACCGCAGCAAGTACTGTGGAGAAGCCTGTCACCCGGAAGAGCGAGCGGATAGACCGGGAGAAACTCAAGCGGTCCAATTCTCCGCGGGGAGAAGCACAGAAGCTTTTAGAattgaagatggaggcagagaagatTACAAGGACCGCCTCTAAAAATGCCACGGCAGACCCAGAACACCCAGAACCAAGCTTGCCCCTCAGCCGAACGAGGCGCCGGAACGTGAGGAGTGTCTATGCAACCATGGGAGACCACGAGAGCCGCTCTCCCGTCAAGGAGCCCACTGAGCAGCCACGAGTGACCAGGAAGAGACTGGAGCGAGAGCTGCAGGAGGCCGCGGCGGTTCCCACGACCCCACGGAGGGGAAGGCCTCCGAAAACACGCCGTCGAGCTGAAGAAGATGAGGAGACCGAGGCCAAAGAACCAGTTGAGACGCTCAAACCAGCGGAGGGATGGAGGTCCCCACGAGCCCAAAAATCAGGAGCTGCTGGTGGCCCACAAGGGAAAAGGGGCAAAAACGAGCCAAAAGTTGATGCTGAACGTCTGGAGGCGGCCACTGAGGTGAGTCCCCAGGTCagtgtgaaagaaaataatacaaagtcCAAGGCTGATAAAGAAGAAGCAGGAAGTGAACAGAAACGTGACAAAAAAGAAATTGGCACAGACAAAAATGTACCGGAAGCCCCTGCAGTTGAAGTGGTAGAGAAAAAAGCAGCCCCTGAAAAAAACTCCAagtcaaagagagggagatctCGAAACTCTAGGTCAGCAGTGGACAAATCTGCAAATCTGAAAACTGCGGATACCAGTGCGAGTCCCAGCGTGGCCGCGGGCCCTGCGGGGCCGGCAGCGGAAAAGGAAGCTGAGGTAGTGGCGGGTCCCCCTGAGAAGAGCGAGAGTCCCCAGAAGGAGGGGAGTTTATCTTCCCAGTTGAACAGCGATCCGGCCCGTCTGGAGAAGGAACCGGAGGAGAAGGAAGATGTGTCTGCCACTACGCCGTCCCCAGAACCAAATCAGTTAGCCAGGCAGATGGAGCTGGAGCAGGCCGTGGAGAACATCGCGAAGCTCACGGAGACCACCTCCGCGGCCTTCAAGGCGGCGGCCACAGATGCACCAGAGGGCCTCTCCACAGAGGATGGGGACAAGCCCGCACACCAAGCAAGTGAAACAGAACTGGCTGCGGCCATTGGCTCCATCATCAATGACATTTCTGGGGAGCCAGAAAACTTCCCAGCAGCCGCCCCTTACCCTGCAGAACCACAGGCAGATCTACAGCCCCGTCCTCAAGTGCTGCGGCCCCCTGGGGAGGGAATGGAGCCTGAGACCCATGAGGCTGTGTCCGGCATCTTGGAGACCGAGGCTGCCGCAGAATCTTCTGGGCCACCAGTCAGTGCCCCTGACCCCTCAGCAGGCCCAGCAGATACCAAGGAAGCTGGAGGGAACAGCAGCGAACCCTCCCAGCCAGTGCCAGAAGCCAAAGGATCAAAAGAAGCAGAAGTCCCTCTTGCTCGGAAAGAGAAAGGGCGCCAGAAGACAACTCGATCACGCCGCAAACggaatacaaataagaaaacggGGGTCAGTACAGAGACTCCCGTCTCTGAACCTGACCAAGGTCAAAGCAAGAGTCCTGCTACAAATGAGGGGAGGGTGGCGCCACCCCCAGAAGCGCcacaggaagagaagcagagagaaaagcccCAGTCCGCCCCGCCTGAGTCCTGTTCTTCTGACCCAAGCAAGACCCCATCCCTGGAGAACTTGTCCCAAGACAGCGGCGTGGAAGAAAAGACACCGACCAGAGCATCTGCACTCCCAGACCTTCCCCCGCCCTCCCAGCCAGCACCAGTGGAGGACGAGCCTCAGGCCAGATTCAAGGTGCATTCCATCATCGAAAGTGACCCAGTGACCCCACCCAGTGACTCCagcacacccacccccccaattCCTTCTGTAACTGCAGCAAAGCTCCCACCTCCTGTCGCCTCTGGGGGGGTCCCACACCAGAGCTCCTCTACGAAGGTCACAGAGTGGATCACGAGGCAGGAGGAGCCTCGGGCTCAGTCCACCCCATCTCCAGCTCTTCCCCCAGACACGAAAGCTTCTGACATCGACACCAGCTCCAGTACGCTGAGGAAGATCCTCATGGACCCCAAATACGTCTCCGCCACTGGCGTCACTTCCACGAGTGTCACGACTGCCATTGCAGAGCCCGTCAGTGCCGCCCCTTGCCTGCATGAGGCACCGCCCCCTCCTCCAGTTGAGTCTAAAAAGCCTCTTTTAGAAGAAAAACCAGCGGCTCCAGTAACCAACACCTCTGACACACAGGCCCCAGAGGCTCCAGTAGCCGCTGAAAAGGAAAAGGTGGCTCCGGTCATTGCTCCCAAAATTACTTCTGTTATTAGTCGGATGCCCGTGAGCATTGATTTGGAGAACTCGCAAAAGATCACTCTGGCAAAACCAGCTCCTCAAACCCTGACTGGCCTGGTGAGCGCTCTGACGGGCCTGGTGAATGTGTCCTTGGTCCCAGTGAATGCCCTTACCGGCCCGGTGAATGCCCTCAAAAGCTCTGTGAAGGGCCCGGTGACCACGCTGAAAGGTTTGGTGAACACTCCTGCCGGCCCCGTGAACGTCCTAAAGGGGCCCGTGAACGTTCTGACGGGGCCAGTGAACGTTCTCACCACCCCGGTGAATGCCACCGTGGGCGCGGTGAACGCCGCTGCGGGTGCGGTGAACGCCACCGTGGGCGCGGTGAACGCCGCTGCGGGCGCCATGAATGCAGGCGCGGTGACAGTCACGGCAGGTGCAGTAACCGCTGCCTCTGGCAGTGTGACTGCCACAACAGGTGCGGTGACTGTGGCAGGTGCAGTGATTACACCGTCAGCAAAGTGCAAACCCAGACCGAGCACTAATGAAAACAGTCGGTTCCACCCGGGGTCCATGTCGGTGATTGACGACCGTCCAGCAGACACGGGCTCTGGTGCCGGCCTGCGTGTGAACACGTCCGAAGGGGTCGTGCTCCTGAGCTATTCGGGGCAGAAGACCGAAGGCCCGCAGCGGATCAGCGCCAAGATTAGCCAGATCCCCCCCGCCAGTGCAATGGACATCGAATTTCAGCAGTCGGTGTCCAAGTCCCAGGTCAAACCGGATGCTGTCGCACCAGCGCAGCCTTCGCCCAAAGGCCCCCAGGCTCCTTCAGGCTATGCAAATGTGGCCACCCATTCTACTCTGGTACTGACTGCCCAGACGTACAACGCGTCTCCTGTGATTTCATCTGTTAAGGCTGACCGTCCATCCCTGGAGAAGCCCGAGCCCATTCACCTCTCTGTGTCCACCCCTGTCACCCAGGGTGGCACAGTGAAGGTTCTCACCCAGGGCATAAACACACCCCCAGTGCTGGTTCACAACCAGCTGGTCCTCACCCCAAGCATAGTCACCACGAATAAAAAGCTTGCTGACCCCGTCACCCTCAAAATAGAGACCAAGGTCCTTCAGCCGGCTAACCTGGGGTCTGCGCtcactccccaccaccctcctgcTCTGCCCAGCAAACTGCCTACAGAAGTGAACCACGTCGCCTCGGGGCCCAGTACCCCGACAGATCGAACGGTCTCCCATTTGGCAGCCACGAAGCCAGATGCGCATTCTCCTCGCCCCAGCGGGCCCGCTCCGACCCCCTTCCCGAGAGCGTGTCACCCCAGCAGCACCACGTCCACCGCGCTCTCCACTAATGCCACGGTCATGCTGGCTGCGGGCattcctgtgcctcagttcatCTCTAGCATACACCCGGAGCAGTCTGTCATTATGCCCCCGCACAGCATCACCCAGACCGTGTCCCTCAGCCACCTGTCCCAGGGCGAGGTAAGAATGAACACTCCCACGCTGCCCAGCATCACCTACAGCATCCGGCCAGAGACCCTTCACTCTCCGAGGGCccctctgcagccccagcagATAGAGGTCCGGGCCCCGCAGCGTGCAGGCACACCGCAGCCAGCCACAGCTGGCGTGCCGGCCTTGGCCCCCCAACACCCTGCAGAGGAAGAAGTGCATTATCACCTCCCTGTCGCTCGAGCTGCGGCCCCTGTGCAGTCAGAGGTGCTGGTCATGCAGTCCGAGTACCGACTGCACCCGTACACCGTGCCCCGGGACGTGAGGATCATGGTGCATCCGCACGTGACGGCAGTCAGCGAGCAGCCCCGGGCAGCCGACGGGGTAGTGAAGGTGCCACCAGCCAGCAAGGTCCCTCAGCAGCCCGGGAAAGACGCCACCAAGACCGCAGATGCCAAAGCCGcgccagcccccgccccccacggaGAGGCCCGCATCCTCACGGTCACCCCCAGCAGCCAGCTCCAGGGGCTGCCTCTCACCCCACCCGTGGTGGTGACCCATGGGGTGCAGATCGTGCACTCCAGCGGGGAGCTGTTTCAGGAGTACAGATACGGAGACATCCGCACCTACCACAGCCCCGCGCAGCTCACACACACGCAGTTTCCTGCTGCCGCCTCCATCGGTCTACCTCCTCGGACCAAGGCTCCCGCTCAG GGCCCGGCTCCTGAAGGTGAGCCCTTGCAGCCCACTCAGCCTGCGCAGTCTACACAGCCTGTCCAGCCTGTGCAGTCCACACAGCCCGCACAGCCCACGCAGCCCTGCCAGCCCTCCCAGCTCAGCCAGCCAGGCCAGCCACCAAGCAGCAAGATGCCTCAGGTCTCCCAGGAGGCGAAGGGGACCCAGACAGGAGTCGAACAGCCTCGTCTCCCAGCCGTCCTCACAAACAGGCCAGCCGAGCCTCATGCCCCGGTCCAGAGGGCACAGGCAGAAACCAGTCAGACCTCCTACCCGTCGCCTGTGTCTGTCTCCATGAAGCCTGACCTCCCggcccctctcccagctcaggCTGCCCCAAAGCAGCCGTCGTTTGTCCCCACGACCTCAAGCCCCAGCACCCCTCCGGGACTGGCCCTGACGCACACTGAAGCCCAGGCCACCCCCAAGCCAGATTCTTCTCCACACTTGACTTCCCAGAGGCCCGTGGACATGGTCCAGCTTCTGAAG AAGTACCCCATTGTGTGGCAGGGCCTACTGGCCCTCAAGAACGACACGGCTGCCGTGCAGCTCCACTTTGTCTCCGGCAACAACGTCCTGGCACATCGGTCTCTGCCGCTTTCTGAAGGAGGCCCCCCGCTGAGGATTGCCCAGAGGATGCGGCTGGAGACCTCCCAGCTGGAAGGGGTTGCCCGGAGGATGACG GTGGAGACAGATTACTGTCTGCTGCTGGCTCTGCCCTGTGGCCGTGACCAAGAGGATGTCGTGAGCCAAACTGAGTCCCTCAAGGCGGCCTTCATCACCTATCTGCAGGCCAAGCAGGCGGCAGGGATCATCAACGTTCCCAACCCCGGCTCCAATCAG CCCGCCTATGTGCTACAGATCTTCCCGCCCTGTGAGTTCTCGGAGAGCCACCTGTCCCGTCTGGCCCCTGACCTGCTCGCCAGCATCTCCAATATCTCTCCCCACCTCATGATTGTCATTGCCTCTGTGTGA